Proteins found in one Candidatus Abawacabacteria bacterium genomic segment:
- a CDS encoding S-layer homology domain-containing protein, translating to MKKYIALFITTLLVAFQLSWPVQAASFSDLATIHPDLSSAVIVLAGEGIIHGYGDGTYRPQATISEQEWARLVLRAKGLPESVSIYSQSPITRINALRLMSNLWQVSFSNATSNFSDISTEDQSMVAYFEQRLVIKGRSAGLFLPQGTLTRAEAAKILLLARNIILAPTADSSVRISQNVVEIIDVSPMSLAPSGTGSLIFTIRNHGDPLSGLVNNNDYHVSVLEGGVIIASVSELGNGLYQVLFRAPSYVPAGSINIQIIAMVGSVYRTDIKEFLQKKNAARVDSARISLAQLIPNSISSGEEAQILITPQDGRGRPVSGLDIVAEVTRGSGDIVDPVVETPLGSGVYVGKYLARGQSGSQIEITVRINNLASRPQTVITGTVR from the coding sequence ATGAAAAAGTATATTGCTTTGTTTATTACAACTCTTCTTGTTGCTTTTCAATTATCTTGGCCTGTCCAAGCAGCCAGCTTTTCTGATCTAGCTACTATTCATCCCGACTTAAGCTCTGCTGTTATTGTTTTAGCAGGGGAGGGGATTATCCATGGTTATGGTGATGGAACATATCGACCGCAGGCAACAATATCTGAGCAAGAATGGGCTCGTTTAGTGTTACGTGCTAAAGGTTTGCCAGAATCAGTGAGCATATATTCACAATCGCCAATAACTCGTATTAATGCTCTCCGCTTGATGAGCAATTTGTGGCAAGTAAGCTTTAGCAATGCGACTAGTAATTTCTCTGATATTAGTACTGAAGATCAATCTATGGTGGCTTATTTTGAGCAACGTTTAGTAATCAAGGGCAGATCTGCTGGTTTATTTCTTCCTCAAGGAACCTTGACGCGTGCTGAGGCCGCTAAAATCCTGTTATTAGCTAGAAATATAATACTAGCACCTACAGCGGATTCCAGTGTCCGAATCAGTCAAAATGTGGTGGAGATTATCGATGTTTCTCCGATGAGCCTAGCGCCTTCTGGCACTGGTAGTCTCATCTTTACTATTCGTAATCATGGCGATCCCTTGAGTGGGTTGGTAAACAATAATGATTATCATGTGTCAGTACTTGAAGGCGGTGTCATTATTGCCAGCGTTTCCGAATTGGGTAATGGTTTGTATCAAGTGCTTTTTCGGGCACCTTCGTATGTTCCAGCAGGATCAATTAATATTCAGATTATTGCTATGGTTGGTAGCGTTTATCGCACAGATATCAAAGAGTTTTTACAGAAGAAAAATGCTGCTCGTGTCGATAGTGCTAGAATCTCTTTAGCCCAATTGATACCAAATAGCATTTCTTCTGGTGAAGAGGCGCAAATACTGATTACACCACAAGATGGTCGGGGACGTCCAGTAAGTGGGCTAGATATTGTGGCCGAAGTGACTAGGGGTTCCGGCGATATTGTGGATCCAGTAGTTGAGACCCCTTTAGGTAGTGGCGTATATGTGGGTAAATACCTTGCACGAGGTCAAAGTGGTAGCCAAATAGAAATTACGGTAAGAATCAATAACCTTGCTTCACGTCCTCAAACGGTAATTACCGGAACAGTGAGATAG
- a CDS encoding S-layer homology domain-containing protein, whose protein sequence is MVQLRLPTRFVSLAFIGMVVFAPLAQAAFSDVSGGDFAQYINDLSSKGVIAGNGAYFYPKFNLTRGELAKVLTKAANLTTNAAGGQRFPDVPVTHTFFDYISTLANRGTVRGYADGTFRPNANVSRGEFAKMVIGAFGFDINTASGPHFSFDVPADSVFYPYVETLYNRNIASGYNGTIRFGVNDPITREQMAKIVSLAMQSQAGTLAGRASGGAVISRDIPLTYNGGLPRMNIKPASGSSRLELNPERFPYLAQGFMYELWVIDTAGAHSAGKFNFRNGSISDARGIPMSRNFNLPVAWSGVTSVEVSIEPNNDTEATAARTRIVRGNVVAGATSFDIDFPIGLPESTARAYVTKGPAGQDNVLNIEISQLPDLRPIGWSYEAWYVIGGQAQTAGAFVGNGTRSFFKSTELPSDLMQATEVKVSLEPNPDDSDAPSGIIPWSGRASGVVTTTTSTTTPTTAAQDTELYKGLTTDMTAPSIRARTVMETATDVIVQAYAASPILADGEDQSIVVKVSDRNGNPISDLDLRMSRVDGPAADFSDPQEVGNNSGIYIGTYTPDDEINTTDTATIRIQSDNNGSTSDDDEVEIPSLELSFDVSSSDRIGSPRSMEIDVTKKKLVVDENDNDTSDAETIVLVTVLDSNNRTVSDVLSSGLSLSTDGDTISGSVKNNLKYYRLDDSFFDIDNEDDDITVRRTFLVQLIPGSSDSFAPIVSSEYRVEAQFIAEEEDD, encoded by the coding sequence ATGGTGCAACTGCGTCTTCCTACGCGTTTTGTCTCCTTAGCATTCATCGGTATGGTGGTGTTTGCGCCTCTGGCTCAAGCAGCATTTTCTGATGTTTCTGGAGGAGATTTCGCGCAATACATTAACGATCTTAGTAGCAAAGGTGTGATCGCGGGCAATGGAGCGTACTTTTATCCTAAGTTCAATCTCACTCGAGGTGAATTAGCAAAGGTACTAACCAAGGCTGCTAATCTCACAACGAATGCTGCTGGTGGTCAAAGATTCCCTGATGTTCCTGTTACTCACACATTTTTCGATTACATTAGCACTTTAGCTAATCGTGGTACGGTTCGTGGCTATGCAGATGGCACATTCCGTCCCAATGCGAATGTCTCTCGAGGAGAGTTCGCTAAAATGGTGATTGGTGCGTTTGGGTTTGATATTAATACTGCTAGTGGGCCACATTTCTCATTTGATGTCCCTGCAGACAGTGTTTTCTATCCTTACGTAGAGACACTCTACAATCGTAATATTGCTAGCGGTTATAACGGTACTATCCGTTTTGGTGTCAATGATCCAATTACTCGTGAACAAATGGCTAAAATTGTTAGCCTAGCAATGCAATCACAAGCTGGCACTTTAGCCGGTCGTGCTTCTGGTGGTGCTGTGATCAGCCGTGATATTCCTCTTACCTACAATGGAGGTTTACCCCGCATGAATATCAAGCCAGCCAGCGGTTCGTCTCGTCTTGAGCTAAATCCTGAACGCTTCCCTTATCTTGCACAGGGCTTTATGTATGAGCTTTGGGTAATTGATACGGCTGGCGCTCACTCTGCAGGAAAGTTCAATTTTCGTAATGGCTCTATTTCTGACGCTCGAGGTATTCCTATGAGTCGTAATTTTAATCTTCCTGTAGCATGGAGTGGTGTTACTTCTGTAGAAGTTAGTATTGAACCCAATAATGATACTGAAGCAACAGCAGCTCGTACCCGAATTGTACGTGGCAATGTTGTCGCTGGTGCTACCAGTTTTGATATAGATTTCCCTATTGGTCTTCCCGAATCCACTGCTAGAGCCTATGTAACAAAAGGTCCTGCCGGTCAGGACAATGTGCTAAATATCGAAATTTCACAATTGCCCGATCTCCGCCCTATTGGTTGGAGTTATGAAGCTTGGTATGTAATTGGAGGCCAAGCACAAACTGCTGGAGCTTTTGTTGGTAATGGCACACGTTCTTTCTTCAAGAGTACAGAGCTACCATCTGATTTGATGCAAGCTACTGAGGTGAAGGTTTCTTTAGAACCAAATCCTGATGATAGCGATGCGCCTTCAGGTATTATTCCTTGGAGTGGTAGAGCCAGTGGAGTTGTTACTACCACCACAAGTACAACAACACCCACTACTGCAGCTCAGGATACTGAATTATACAAGGGTTTGACTACAGATATGACGGCTCCAAGTATTCGCGCTCGTACTGTTATGGAAACTGCTACTGATGTAATCGTTCAAGCTTATGCGGCGTCTCCTATTCTTGCTGATGGTGAGGATCAATCAATTGTAGTGAAGGTTTCAGATCGTAATGGTAATCCTATTAGCGATTTAGACTTGCGTATGAGCAGAGTGGATGGACCAGCTGCGGACTTTAGTGATCCACAAGAAGTTGGTAACAATAGTGGAATATATATTGGTACTTATACTCCTGATGATGAGATCAACACTACTGATACAGCTACTATTCGTATTCAATCTGATAACAATGGCAGCACCAGTGATGATGATGAAGTGGAAATCCCTTCACTAGAACTTTCTTTTGATGTTTCTTCATCTGATCGCATCGGTTCACCACGTAGCATGGAAATCGACGTTACTAAGAAGAAATTAGTAGTTGATGAAAATGATAATGATACTAGTGATGCTGAAACAATTGTTTTGGTTACAGTTTTAGATAGCAATAATCGCACTGTCAGTGATGTCTTGAGTAGTGGTCTTAGTTTATCTACTGATGGTGATACCATCAGTGGCTCAGTGAAGAACAATCTTAAGTATTACCGCTTAGATGATAGTTTCTTCGACATTGACAATGAAGATGATGATATTACTGTTCGTCGCACATTCTTGGTACAATTGATTCCTGGTAGCTCAGATTCATTTGCGCCAATTGTCAGTAGTGAATATCGAGTCGAGGCTCAATTCATTGCTGAGGAAGAAGACGATTAG
- a CDS encoding S-layer homology domain-containing protein, translating into MSLRKCIVASILLFGSVIPAHAMVYPDVDYSHPYIRGIVAMTDAKLVKGYEDNLFRPDRGLSRIEALKIVLNSANIPYNNYSNTQYVAPPVDTHGNVLPMPTSPVSAHKGVSFPDIPVDSWYAPYVNAGENLEIIHGYPDGLFRPQTFVTRIEAYKMLFRAFDTLSDAPVEGEDWFLPYVQYAANHNLANFTEDPFTNLDALGDVIPRGEFTDLAFRLKSITPASSGSRFNPSMSYPTITIPTSSQINSDKFGRTSNDAKEVDSDNHYQKVKNKDLFVYTARNFEEAKAVARAKFKKDITIEGIELARKNYAAMAYPFDRTFWHTPFETSGLTYEQWYALKATTMLQEGYMKDKSL; encoded by the coding sequence ATGTCACTCCGCAAATGTATAGTAGCTAGCATTCTTCTTTTCGGTAGTGTCATTCCAGCCCATGCTATGGTTTATCCAGATGTAGATTATAGTCATCCCTACATCCGTGGCATTGTGGCAATGACTGATGCTAAGTTAGTAAAGGGATATGAAGATAATTTATTTCGTCCTGATCGTGGGCTGTCACGCATAGAGGCCCTAAAAATTGTTTTGAATAGCGCCAATATTCCTTATAACAATTATTCTAATACCCAGTATGTTGCACCGCCAGTAGATACCCATGGAAATGTCCTGCCCATGCCCACTTCTCCTGTGAGTGCTCACAAAGGTGTTAGCTTTCCTGATATTCCCGTTGATAGTTGGTATGCACCATACGTGAATGCTGGAGAAAATTTAGAAATAATTCATGGTTATCCAGATGGTCTATTCCGCCCCCAAACTTTTGTTACTCGTATAGAAGCATATAAGATGCTTTTTAGAGCATTTGATACCTTAAGCGATGCTCCAGTAGAAGGGGAAGATTGGTTCTTGCCTTATGTGCAATATGCAGCCAATCACAACCTTGCTAATTTCACCGAAGATCCCTTTACTAATTTAGATGCATTGGGGGATGTCATTCCTCGAGGTGAATTTACTGACTTAGCTTTTCGGCTAAAAAGCATTACTCCTGCAAGTAGTGGTTCCCGTTTCAATCCTAGTATGAGTTATCCTACGATTACAATTCCTACAAGTTCACAAATTAATAGTGATAAGTTCGGTCGTACATCAAATGATGCTAAAGAAGTCGATAGTGATAATCATTATCAAAAAGTAAAAAATAAGGATCTTTTCGTGTACACGGCAAGAAACTTTGAAGAGGCAAAAGCAGTGGCACGGGCAAAATTTAAAAAGGACATTACTATTGAGGGAATTGAATTGGCGCGTAAAAACTATGCTGCAATGGCTTATCCTTTTGATCGTACATTCTGGCATACGCCATTTGAAACAAGTGGCCTTACTTATGAACAATGGTATGCTCTCAAAGCTACTACTATGTTACAGGAAGGCTATATGAAAGATAAAAGTCTCTAA
- the recJ gene encoding single-stranded-DNA-specific exonuclease RecJ: MNTPALFQHWEIRQKRTPYQALDQVLLSSRNIQDSSFFSLNYSQGIYDPFLFRHMGKAVDRIVQAIKGNEGVLIAGDYDLDGISGTSLLLDFFRYIRFPAQFKLPHRVEDGYGLHTKTIIEAHKAHIKVIITVDNGISCQQEVALAQSLGIDVIITDHHTIPEKIPPAYAILHPKIAEETYPDKELTGSGVAYKLTCALAKKLLPEAEAENYCKWSLDLATLGTIADMGLLVGENRHIVHFGLQVLSKQRRPGIKKLLVFAGHQDANCNADVVGFKLGPRLNAAGRMERADLSVQLLMSSNEQEAEQLAAHLEKLNNERKNEAEKAFLLADQSIADKSKSVLIAQSNLFHPGVIGLAASKLVERYQRPVLILELREDVAIGSMRSIPGIDLMPILYELKPFFIKFGGHAQAAGFSVTKEQLAGFIVAMETLFDRHLPLPPPTLMLDTELYASDITLEACNQLEKFEPFGIGNTKPLFFMESAILKNVMPLGSSGKHWKLQLMDQRVQQGFQAVIFNTMEAQFKPEMNLAVRLNMNIWNNQKSPQIIIEHIQ, from the coding sequence GTGAATACCCCCGCTTTATTTCAACACTGGGAAATTCGTCAAAAACGGACTCCATATCAAGCCCTCGATCAGGTCCTGCTCAGCAGCAGAAATATACAAGATAGCAGTTTTTTTTCTCTTAATTACAGTCAAGGTATCTACGATCCATTTCTTTTCCGGCATATGGGAAAAGCAGTGGATCGTATTGTGCAGGCAATCAAAGGCAATGAAGGTGTTTTAATTGCTGGTGATTATGACTTGGATGGGATTTCGGGCACTAGTTTGCTATTGGATTTTTTTCGCTATATTCGTTTTCCCGCTCAATTTAAATTGCCACATCGAGTAGAAGATGGCTATGGTCTACATACGAAAACAATTATTGAAGCGCATAAAGCGCATATCAAGGTGATCATAACAGTGGATAATGGTATCAGCTGTCAGCAAGAAGTAGCTCTGGCCCAGTCTTTAGGCATTGATGTGATTATCACCGACCACCACACTATCCCAGAAAAGATCCCTCCAGCTTATGCTATTTTGCACCCTAAAATAGCTGAAGAAACTTACCCGGATAAAGAACTTACCGGTAGCGGGGTTGCCTATAAGTTAACCTGCGCTTTAGCAAAAAAATTGCTGCCGGAAGCTGAAGCTGAAAATTATTGTAAATGGTCACTGGATTTAGCTACTTTGGGAACTATTGCGGATATGGGCCTACTAGTGGGTGAAAATCGGCATATAGTACATTTTGGCTTGCAAGTATTGAGTAAACAAAGAAGGCCTGGCATAAAGAAGCTTTTGGTATTCGCTGGTCATCAGGATGCTAATTGCAATGCTGATGTAGTAGGTTTCAAATTGGGACCTAGATTGAACGCTGCAGGTAGAATGGAAAGGGCAGACTTAAGTGTCCAATTATTAATGAGTAGTAATGAGCAAGAAGCAGAACAATTGGCAGCTCATTTAGAAAAGTTAAACAATGAACGCAAAAATGAGGCTGAGAAGGCTTTTTTACTAGCCGATCAGAGTATTGCTGATAAAAGTAAAAGTGTACTTATTGCCCAGAGTAATCTGTTTCATCCTGGAGTGATTGGACTAGCAGCAAGTAAATTGGTAGAACGGTATCAAAGACCGGTACTTATTTTAGAACTTAGAGAAGATGTGGCAATTGGTTCAATGCGTAGCATTCCTGGCATTGACTTGATGCCTATTCTCTATGAACTAAAACCATTTTTTATTAAGTTTGGCGGCCATGCTCAAGCAGCTGGATTTTCTGTGACCAAAGAACAATTAGCAGGCTTTATTGTAGCTATGGAAACGCTTTTTGATCGGCATCTGCCACTCCCCCCACCCACCTTAATGCTGGATACTGAGCTTTATGCTAGTGATATAACCTTGGAAGCTTGTAATCAACTGGAGAAATTTGAGCCTTTCGGGATTGGTAATACCAAGCCGTTATTTTTCATGGAATCGGCAATACTAAAAAATGTCATGCCCCTTGGAAGCTCTGGAAAACATTGGAAATTACAGTTAATGGATCAGCGAGTACAGCAAGGGTTCCAGGCAGTTATTTTTAATACCATGGAAGCACAGTTTAAACCAGAAATGAATTTAGCGGTACGACTAAATATGAACATTTGGAATAATCAAAAGTCGCCACAGATCATTATTGAACATATTCAGTAG
- the secD gene encoding protein translocase subunit SecD: MFKRLWVRNTIIIVLALVLGFLDLPGSYKKQVLGDSNTGIAGWANSVNFHLGLDLQGGTQLRYRVDTSSVPALDRGSVVEGIKNVIERRINNLGIAEAVVQSSQLGADHYIIVELPGVKDINEAIKRVGKTVQLEFKEQREDWTTEEKKANDQFNAGQTKKGNDILKEAQKSGTDFGKLVREKSEGRNIAQDGIIDFETEEYVDPAVWPQLSQLKVDQVAMVEAENGIYIMKVLETKKEPKEISSDEKITANHILVAYKGATRADSAVSRSKEEAKQLADEIKGRVNKDNFGVQAKEYSNDTSNKDKGGSLGSFARGQMVKAFEDAAFGANKGDIIGPVETEFGYHIIQVTDKVAPEKKMEEILKIKRQEIFLKKMPPKPLDGWVSTGLTGKQFTHASAQPDPSGRGFAVALQFNEEGKKLFGDITKRNLGKPVAIFLDDVLISQPKVNSAITDGQAIIQGTFSAGQASQLASDLNTGALPAPIVLIGQNTVGATLGQDALHKALQGGALGLLLLALFMIIYYRLPGLIAILALGIYGIISAAIFQLGLPFIGPITLTLAGIAGFVLSIGMAVDANILIFERLKEELLSGKTLDGALKAGFARAWSSIRDSNLSSLITCAILAFFGTAVIKGFAITLAIGILVSMFTAITITRSFLEVALRWFKQPNLWKCGFSDRVAQFPFVAKSNLFFGITGVLVLITLISLFTRGLVQGIDLTGGTLMEVRFKESVTTEQVQQALESTYVEKPAAFIPVAYAQQKGESAQENPALENAPLQEAESNPDLSNSVVQPAENNTFIIRMKHIGSETRTKIMEAFKAINGNTDVEQLRFETIGPTIGATLRENAYKSVGLAIIFMILFVAYAFRKVPKTLSPWRFGIVAVIVLLHDVILTLGLFSLLGLEIDTLFITAILTVMGFSMHDTIVVFDRIRENVAKSSGKESIENIVDASLNQTFARSLNTSFTVLITLAALYILASSAIQNFVLALLFGIAMGTYSSIAVAAPLLVLWYNAAMAKKPMIKQKR; the protein is encoded by the coding sequence ATGTTTAAGCGTCTGTGGGTACGAAATACTATCATTATTGTGCTAGCCTTGGTTTTAGGTTTCCTGGATTTGCCAGGGTCATATAAAAAGCAAGTATTAGGTGATTCCAACACGGGAATTGCTGGCTGGGCAAATAGCGTAAACTTTCACTTAGGGTTAGATCTACAAGGTGGTACGCAATTGCGTTACCGTGTAGATACTAGTAGTGTGCCAGCATTAGATAGAGGTTCTGTAGTAGAAGGTATCAAAAATGTCATCGAAAGACGTATCAACAACTTAGGCATAGCTGAAGCTGTAGTTCAAAGTTCTCAACTAGGAGCGGATCATTACATCATTGTAGAGCTACCTGGTGTAAAAGATATTAATGAAGCAATTAAACGTGTTGGTAAGACAGTTCAGCTGGAGTTTAAAGAACAAAGAGAAGATTGGACAACGGAAGAGAAAAAAGCAAATGATCAATTTAATGCCGGGCAAACCAAGAAAGGTAATGATATTTTGAAAGAAGCACAAAAATCTGGCACTGATTTTGGCAAATTGGTTCGGGAAAAGTCGGAAGGGAGAAATATTGCTCAAGATGGTATTATCGACTTTGAAACAGAAGAATATGTAGATCCGGCAGTTTGGCCACAGTTAAGCCAGCTCAAAGTAGATCAAGTAGCTATGGTTGAGGCTGAGAATGGCATTTATATCATGAAAGTGCTGGAAACTAAGAAGGAGCCAAAAGAAATTAGTAGCGATGAAAAGATCACTGCCAATCATATTTTAGTTGCCTATAAGGGCGCCACACGAGCTGATAGTGCGGTAAGTCGTTCTAAGGAAGAGGCAAAACAATTAGCAGATGAAATTAAAGGAAGAGTAAATAAGGACAACTTTGGTGTTCAGGCTAAAGAATATTCTAATGATACTAGCAATAAAGATAAGGGGGGCTCATTAGGATCTTTTGCTAGAGGACAAATGGTGAAAGCATTTGAAGATGCTGCCTTTGGCGCTAATAAAGGGGATATTATTGGCCCGGTAGAAACTGAATTTGGTTATCACATTATTCAAGTGACTGATAAAGTGGCTCCTGAGAAGAAAATGGAAGAAATCCTTAAGATTAAGCGTCAAGAAATCTTTTTGAAGAAAATGCCACCAAAACCACTCGATGGTTGGGTGAGTACCGGTCTTACTGGTAAACAATTTACCCATGCAAGTGCACAGCCTGATCCAAGTGGCCGTGGTTTTGCGGTAGCTTTGCAATTTAATGAAGAAGGGAAAAAGCTTTTCGGTGATATTACTAAACGCAACCTTGGTAAGCCTGTAGCTATATTTTTAGATGATGTGCTCATCTCTCAACCTAAGGTAAACAGTGCCATTACAGACGGCCAAGCTATTATTCAAGGAACATTTAGTGCCGGTCAGGCAAGTCAACTAGCCAGTGACCTTAATACTGGTGCATTACCGGCACCAATTGTTTTGATTGGCCAAAATACTGTGGGTGCTACCCTCGGACAAGACGCTTTACATAAAGCATTACAAGGAGGTGCCTTAGGTTTATTGCTACTGGCACTTTTCATGATTATTTATTATCGCTTGCCAGGTTTGATTGCTATCCTTGCCTTGGGTATTTATGGCATTATCTCTGCTGCTATTTTCCAATTGGGGTTACCTTTTATTGGTCCCATTACATTAACGTTAGCTGGTATAGCCGGCTTTGTTCTTTCTATAGGTATGGCAGTCGATGCTAATATTTTGATCTTTGAAAGATTAAAAGAAGAGCTTTTGAGTGGGAAAACATTGGATGGTGCACTAAAAGCAGGTTTTGCTAGGGCATGGTCATCAATCCGTGATTCCAATCTTTCAAGTTTGATCACCTGTGCTATTCTCGCCTTTTTCGGTACTGCAGTGATTAAAGGTTTTGCCATTACACTGGCTATTGGTATTTTAGTTAGCATGTTCACTGCCATTACTATTACTCGCAGCTTTTTAGAAGTTGCTTTACGTTGGTTCAAGCAACCTAATTTGTGGAAATGTGGCTTTAGCGATAGGGTTGCCCAATTTCCATTTGTAGCTAAAAGCAACTTGTTCTTTGGCATCACTGGAGTATTGGTACTAATTACTTTGATCTCATTATTTACCCGTGGCCTTGTGCAAGGCATAGACCTTACTGGTGGCACTTTGATGGAAGTTCGCTTCAAAGAAAGTGTTACTACAGAGCAAGTACAGCAAGCCTTAGAATCGACCTATGTTGAGAAGCCAGCTGCATTCATTCCCGTCGCTTATGCACAACAAAAAGGTGAGAGTGCTCAGGAAAATCCAGCACTAGAAAACGCACCATTGCAAGAAGCGGAAAGTAATCCAGATCTATCCAACAGTGTTGTTCAGCCAGCTGAAAACAATACTTTTATTATTCGCATGAAGCATATTGGTAGTGAAACTAGAACCAAAATCATGGAGGCCTTCAAAGCAATTAATGGCAATACTGATGTAGAACAATTGCGCTTTGAAACTATTGGGCCAACTATTGGAGCAACATTACGCGAGAATGCTTATAAGTCTGTTGGTCTAGCAATCATTTTCATGATTCTCTTCGTGGCTTATGCTTTCCGCAAAGTGCCGAAAACATTGAGTCCTTGGCGCTTTGGTATAGTTGCAGTAATAGTTCTGCTTCATGATGTAATACTTACTTTGGGATTGTTTTCACTATTAGGATTAGAAATTGATACCCTTTTTATTACGGCAATACTTACTGTGATGGGTTTCTCTATGCATGACACTATCGTTGTGTTCGATCGCATTCGGGAAAATGTGGCCAAATCTAGTGGCAAAGAGTCTATCGAGAACATTGTGGATGCGAGCCTTAATCAGACATTTGCTCGTTCACTCAATACCTCATTTACTGTTTTGATTACATTGGCAGCTCTCTATATCCTTGCTTCAAGTGCGATTCAGAATTTTGTCTTAGCTCTGCTTTTTGGTATTGCCATGGGTACTTATTCTTCAATTGCAGTAGCAGCACCATTATTGGTGCTTTGGTACAATGCAGCAATGGCGAAAAAGCCTATGATTAAACAGAAACGTTAA
- a CDS encoding single-stranded DNA-binding protein — translation MRSLNKAMLMGNLAADPTDTPLAKGGAMISFPLATNREYEHNGEKKKVTDFHRIIIWGKLGEVAKKYLAKGSAVYIEGRIVNRAFDDKAGEKRFITEIIADDLNIITWKKGSSPELGTLQ, via the coding sequence ATGCGTAGCCTCAATAAGGCAATGTTAATGGGCAACTTGGCAGCAGATCCTACCGACACCCCTCTTGCTAAAGGTGGTGCTATGATATCCTTCCCTCTGGCTACCAACCGTGAATATGAACACAATGGAGAGAAGAAAAAAGTCACCGACTTCCATCGCATTATTATTTGGGGCAAACTAGGGGAAGTAGCAAAAAAGTATTTAGCGAAGGGCTCTGCTGTGTATATCGAGGGTAGAATAGTCAACCGAGCCTTTGATGACAAAGCTGGGGAAAAAAGATTTATCACCGAAATAATTGCCGATGACCTCAACATTATCACCTGGAAAAAGGGCTCTTCTCCCGAACTTGGTACTTTGCAATAA
- a CDS encoding HAMP domain-containing histidine kinase, whose product MAQNISISKVTKAAHAMQNVLLILQAHTEMLFEQAKRDDATKLIVKEAQAIYFNTRRLSRLLDSLMLYENATGELLRKESVDLSALLLSLVQEYRVAFPSVLFVITIPAALFVAVDKEKLLVALRNVLDNAIKYGLGKGGNKNKIVLIVSSEPNACIISIADQGQGIDAQDLPKVFLPFYRGRSGMNNQGSGLGLAICQEIIRLHGGKVILVSKKNKGVEVLITIPL is encoded by the coding sequence ATGGCGCAAAATATCTCAATCAGTAAAGTAACAAAAGCTGCTCATGCTATGCAAAATGTGCTACTTATTTTGCAAGCTCACACCGAAATGCTTTTCGAACAAGCGAAAAGGGATGATGCTACCAAGCTAATTGTGAAAGAGGCGCAAGCTATTTACTTCAATACTCGACGACTCAGTCGTTTACTTGATTCATTAATGCTCTATGAGAATGCTACTGGAGAACTCTTGCGCAAAGAGAGTGTTGATTTAAGTGCTTTATTACTCTCTCTAGTGCAAGAGTATCGAGTAGCATTTCCTTCGGTCCTTTTTGTTATTACTATTCCAGCAGCACTGTTTGTGGCAGTAGACAAAGAAAAGTTGCTTGTGGCACTAAGAAACGTTCTGGATAATGCTATTAAGTATGGTTTGGGCAAAGGTGGCAACAAAAACAAAATAGTGTTGATTGTTAGCTCTGAACCAAATGCTTGTATCATCTCAATAGCTGATCAGGGACAGGGTATTGATGCTCAAGATTTACCCAAAGTTTTTCTACCATTCTATCGGGGACGCTCGGGTATGAATAATCAAGGTTCTGGCCTTGGCTTAGCTATTTGCCAGGAAATTATCCGCTTGCATGGCGGAAAAGTGATTTTAGTTAGCAAGAAAAATAAAGGGGTGGAAGTTCTCATCACTATACCCCTGTAA